A single Tachypleus tridentatus isolate NWPU-2018 chromosome 9, ASM421037v1, whole genome shotgun sequence DNA region contains:
- the LOC143226921 gene encoding glycerophosphodiester phosphodiesterase 1-like isoform X2 — translation MASNIVPPCGVTCACIQVWFVIFCFFIFQYFLMGSFYFSVIVLLLLNIVLYYVVIPPVENQTVLEVLGLSADRSDKHPPVYAHRGGGYDAPENTLAAFRKAKDNGATGVEFDISFTKDGIAILLNDETVDRTTNGSGYIGNMTFHEVRELSASKYHPHSSLYKGEKIPTLEEGIREGLKLNLRMILDVKESDNKALTAVLGIFEKHHELYKVAMVASFSPFYIYQLRKTNPSIICGLIWRPKFVSHDDLVKGRPRFRGPWKMTLAKIGDCLLDWSFHSWLWEYLRMWSARGVQVIPWTINHPVEKEHFSSILNLPIMTDSLQIKFENVVKL, via the exons ATGGCTTCGAATATCGTACCTCCTTGTGGCGTTACGTGTGCATGCATACAAGTTTGGTTTGtcattttttgcttttttatttttcaatattttttgatGGGATCTTTCTATTTTAGCGTTATTGTACTATTactgttaaacattgttttatactaTGTTGTAATACCACCAGTAGAAAATCAAACTGTGCTGGAAGTGTTAGGCTTATCCGCTGACCGAAGTGATAAACACCCACCTGTTTATGCTCATAGGGGTGGGGGATATGACGCTCCAGAGAATACTTTAGCAGCTTTTCGAAAA GCAAAAGACAATGGAGCAACTGGTGTAGAATTTGAtatttcttttaccaaagatGGAATTGCTATACTTTTAAATGATGAAACTGTTGACAGAACAACAAATGGTTCTGGATATATTGGGAATATGACATTCCACGAAGTTAGGGAACTCAGTGCTTCTAAATATCACCCTCACAG TTCACTCTACAAAGGTGAGAAAATCCCGACACTGGAAGAAGGCATTCGTGAGGGCCTAAAACTTAACCTAAGAATGATCTTGGATGTCAAAGAATCTGACAACAAG GCACTGACAGCAGTGTTGGGAATATTTGAAAAACACCATGAACTGTACAAAGTGGCCATGGTAGCATCATTCTCTCCTTTTTATATATATCAG TTGAGGAAAACCAATCCAAGCATAATATGTGGATTAATTTGGCGGCCAAAGTTTGTGTCCCATGATGACCTCGTGAAAGGGCGTCCACGTTTTAGAGGTCCTTGGAAGATGACTCTCGCCAAGATTGGTGACTGTTTGCTAGACTGGTCTTTCCACAGTTGGCTATG GGAATATTTAAGAATGTGGAGTGCTCGGGGAGTTCAGGTTATCCCTTGGACAATCAACCATCCAGTTGAAAAGGAACATTTCTCCAGCATCCTGAATCTCCCAATCATGACAGATTCCTTACagataaagtttgaaaatgtagTGAAGCTTTGA
- the LOC143226921 gene encoding glycerophosphodiester phosphodiesterase 1-like isoform X4 — MAERDGFEYRTSLWRYVCMHTSLAKDNGATGVEFDISFTKDGIAILLNDETVDRTTNGSGYIGNMTFHEVRELSASKYHPHSSLYKGEKIPTLEEGIREGLKLNLRMILDVKESDNKALTAVLGIFEKHHELYKVAMVASFSPFYIYQLRKTNPSIICGLIWRPKFVSHDDLVKGRPRFRGPWKMTLAKIGDCLLDWSFHSWLWYVTGVSVVLVHKDSISQEYLRMWSARGVQVIPWTINHPVEKEHFSSILNLPIMTDSLQIKFENVVKL; from the exons atggCTGAGCGGGATGGCTTCGAATATCGTACCTCCTTGTGGCGTTACGTGTGCATGCATACAAGTTTG GCAAAAGACAATGGAGCAACTGGTGTAGAATTTGAtatttcttttaccaaagatGGAATTGCTATACTTTTAAATGATGAAACTGTTGACAGAACAACAAATGGTTCTGGATATATTGGGAATATGACATTCCACGAAGTTAGGGAACTCAGTGCTTCTAAATATCACCCTCACAG TTCACTCTACAAAGGTGAGAAAATCCCGACACTGGAAGAAGGCATTCGTGAGGGCCTAAAACTTAACCTAAGAATGATCTTGGATGTCAAAGAATCTGACAACAAG GCACTGACAGCAGTGTTGGGAATATTTGAAAAACACCATGAACTGTACAAAGTGGCCATGGTAGCATCATTCTCTCCTTTTTATATATATCAG TTGAGGAAAACCAATCCAAGCATAATATGTGGATTAATTTGGCGGCCAAAGTTTGTGTCCCATGATGACCTCGTGAAAGGGCGTCCACGTTTTAGAGGTCCTTGGAAGATGACTCTCGCCAAGATTGGTGACTGTTTGCTAGACTGGTCTTTCCACAGTTGGCTATGGTATGTTACTGGTGTGTCTGTGGTTCTTGTCCACAAAGATTCTATTTCTCA GGAATATTTAAGAATGTGGAGTGCTCGGGGAGTTCAGGTTATCCCTTGGACAATCAACCATCCAGTTGAAAAGGAACATTTCTCCAGCATCCTGAATCTCCCAATCATGACAGATTCCTTACagataaagtttgaaaatgtagTGAAGCTTTGA
- the LOC143226921 gene encoding glycerophosphodiester phosphodiesterase 1-like isoform X3, with the protein MASNIVPPCGVTCACIQVWFVIFCFFIFQYFLMGSFYFSVIVLLLLNIVLYYVVIPPVENQTVLEVLGLSADRSDKHPPVYAHRGGGYDAPENTLAAFRKAKDNGATGVEFDISFTKDGIAILLNDETVDRTTNGSGYIGNMTFHEVRELSASKYHPHSSLYKGEKIPTLEEGIREGLKLNLRMILDVKESDNKLRKTNPSIICGLIWRPKFVSHDDLVKGRPRFRGPWKMTLAKIGDCLLDWSFHSWLWYVTGVSVVLVHKDSISQEYLRMWSARGVQVIPWTINHPVEKEHFSSILNLPIMTDSLQIKFENVVKL; encoded by the exons ATGGCTTCGAATATCGTACCTCCTTGTGGCGTTACGTGTGCATGCATACAAGTTTGGTTTGtcattttttgcttttttatttttcaatattttttgatGGGATCTTTCTATTTTAGCGTTATTGTACTATTactgttaaacattgttttatactaTGTTGTAATACCACCAGTAGAAAATCAAACTGTGCTGGAAGTGTTAGGCTTATCCGCTGACCGAAGTGATAAACACCCACCTGTTTATGCTCATAGGGGTGGGGGATATGACGCTCCAGAGAATACTTTAGCAGCTTTTCGAAAA GCAAAAGACAATGGAGCAACTGGTGTAGAATTTGAtatttcttttaccaaagatGGAATTGCTATACTTTTAAATGATGAAACTGTTGACAGAACAACAAATGGTTCTGGATATATTGGGAATATGACATTCCACGAAGTTAGGGAACTCAGTGCTTCTAAATATCACCCTCACAG TTCACTCTACAAAGGTGAGAAAATCCCGACACTGGAAGAAGGCATTCGTGAGGGCCTAAAACTTAACCTAAGAATGATCTTGGATGTCAAAGAATCTGACAACAAG TTGAGGAAAACCAATCCAAGCATAATATGTGGATTAATTTGGCGGCCAAAGTTTGTGTCCCATGATGACCTCGTGAAAGGGCGTCCACGTTTTAGAGGTCCTTGGAAGATGACTCTCGCCAAGATTGGTGACTGTTTGCTAGACTGGTCTTTCCACAGTTGGCTATGGTATGTTACTGGTGTGTCTGTGGTTCTTGTCCACAAAGATTCTATTTCTCA GGAATATTTAAGAATGTGGAGTGCTCGGGGAGTTCAGGTTATCCCTTGGACAATCAACCATCCAGTTGAAAAGGAACATTTCTCCAGCATCCTGAATCTCCCAATCATGACAGATTCCTTACagataaagtttgaaaatgtagTGAAGCTTTGA
- the LOC143226921 gene encoding glycerophosphodiester phosphodiesterase 1-like isoform X1: MASNIVPPCGVTCACIQVWFVIFCFFIFQYFLMGSFYFSVIVLLLLNIVLYYVVIPPVENQTVLEVLGLSADRSDKHPPVYAHRGGGYDAPENTLAAFRKAKDNGATGVEFDISFTKDGIAILLNDETVDRTTNGSGYIGNMTFHEVRELSASKYHPHSSLYKGEKIPTLEEGIREGLKLNLRMILDVKESDNKALTAVLGIFEKHHELYKVAMVASFSPFYIYQLRKTNPSIICGLIWRPKFVSHDDLVKGRPRFRGPWKMTLAKIGDCLLDWSFHSWLWYVTGVSVVLVHKDSISQEYLRMWSARGVQVIPWTINHPVEKEHFSSILNLPIMTDSLQIKFENVVKL; this comes from the exons ATGGCTTCGAATATCGTACCTCCTTGTGGCGTTACGTGTGCATGCATACAAGTTTGGTTTGtcattttttgcttttttatttttcaatattttttgatGGGATCTTTCTATTTTAGCGTTATTGTACTATTactgttaaacattgttttatactaTGTTGTAATACCACCAGTAGAAAATCAAACTGTGCTGGAAGTGTTAGGCTTATCCGCTGACCGAAGTGATAAACACCCACCTGTTTATGCTCATAGGGGTGGGGGATATGACGCTCCAGAGAATACTTTAGCAGCTTTTCGAAAA GCAAAAGACAATGGAGCAACTGGTGTAGAATTTGAtatttcttttaccaaagatGGAATTGCTATACTTTTAAATGATGAAACTGTTGACAGAACAACAAATGGTTCTGGATATATTGGGAATATGACATTCCACGAAGTTAGGGAACTCAGTGCTTCTAAATATCACCCTCACAG TTCACTCTACAAAGGTGAGAAAATCCCGACACTGGAAGAAGGCATTCGTGAGGGCCTAAAACTTAACCTAAGAATGATCTTGGATGTCAAAGAATCTGACAACAAG GCACTGACAGCAGTGTTGGGAATATTTGAAAAACACCATGAACTGTACAAAGTGGCCATGGTAGCATCATTCTCTCCTTTTTATATATATCAG TTGAGGAAAACCAATCCAAGCATAATATGTGGATTAATTTGGCGGCCAAAGTTTGTGTCCCATGATGACCTCGTGAAAGGGCGTCCACGTTTTAGAGGTCCTTGGAAGATGACTCTCGCCAAGATTGGTGACTGTTTGCTAGACTGGTCTTTCCACAGTTGGCTATGGTATGTTACTGGTGTGTCTGTGGTTCTTGTCCACAAAGATTCTATTTCTCA GGAATATTTAAGAATGTGGAGTGCTCGGGGAGTTCAGGTTATCCCTTGGACAATCAACCATCCAGTTGAAAAGGAACATTTCTCCAGCATCCTGAATCTCCCAATCATGACAGATTCCTTACagataaagtttgaaaatgtagTGAAGCTTTGA